A window from Theobroma cacao cultivar B97-61/B2 chromosome 3, Criollo_cocoa_genome_V2, whole genome shotgun sequence encodes these proteins:
- the LOC18603928 gene encoding U3 small nucleolar ribonucleoprotein protein MPP10: MATSIEAAVESLREIKSKEPPMWLVPKQELSQAVRAASKHLFSSLKPHSPKSPFDQLLIEGFDAEQIWQQIDLQSQPLLYTLRREVKKFEKNPEEISKLKEAIEGGKKKKVVEEKGTDDIDDDDDDDDDLDMDDDDDYDDDEEEEEKKERGREEESEREGEEMELEGEEKGGIEDKFLKIKELQEYLEEDEAKEYGLKKNKKTKTETKKKEEDTEEEEEGEDEEEEEEEDDDNDEAEEEEDELGLFDGDDEDDEDSLENARYEDFFGTKKNKGPKEKAKSRDRFEGDSGSDDEQDFDKRKDGLSTHEEELKKLQSKIEQMEKANLDPKVWTMRGEVTAAQRQKNSALEVDLDFEHNVRPAPVITEEVTASLEDLIKTRISEGLFDDVQKSRSLSSKAPRETKELDDNKSKKGLAEVYEEEFVQKTDPAAAPLSFSDELKKEASMLFKKLCLKLDALSHFHFTPKPVVEDMSIQTNVPALAMEEIAPMAVSDAAMLAPEEVFAGKGDIKEEAELTRSERKRRRANKKRKFKAEAAKRLAKKPRETTQVDSNEGKENE, encoded by the exons ATCAGCTGCTGATTGAAGGGTTCGACGCAGAGCAGATATGGCAGCAGATTGACCTCCAATCGCAGCCGCTTCTATACACCCTCCGGCGCGAGGTCAAGAAGTTCGAGAAGAATCCGGAGGAGATTTCCAAGCTCAAGGAAGCTATAGAAggaggaaagaagaagaaggttGTAGAAGAAAAGGGGACTGATGACATTGACGATGATGACGACGACGACGACGATTTAGATATGGATGACGatgatgattatgatgatgatgaggaggaggaggagaagaagGAGAGAGGAAGGGAAGAGGAGAGCGAGAGAGAAGGAGAGGAAATGGAATTGGAGGGAGAGGAAAAAGGAGGGATAGAGGataagtttttgaaaattaaggaaTTGCAAGAGTATTTAGAGGAGGATGAAGCCAAAGAATATGGcttgaagaagaacaagaaaacaaagacgGAAActaaaaagaaggaagaagacactgaagaagaggaagaaggtgaagatgaagaagaagaagaagaagaagatgatgataatgatgaGGCAGAGGAGGAGGAAGATGAG CTTGGACTCTTTGATGGGGATGACGAAGATGATGAAGACAGCTTGGAAAATGCCAG ATatgaagatttttttggcacaaaaaagaacaaaggtCCAAAGGAGAAAGCCAAATCTAGAGACAGGTTCGAGGGAGATTCAGGATCAGATGATGAACAAGATTTTGATAAG aGAAAGGATGGTCTTTCTACACATGAAGAAGAACTCAAGAAACTTCAATCTAAAATCGAGCAGATGGAGAAAGCAAACTTGGATCCAAAAGTTTGGACAATGCGTGGAGAG GTAACTGCTGCACAAAGGCAAAAGAATAGTGCCTTAGAAGTTGATTTAGATTTTGAGCACAATGTGAGGCCTGCACCTGTAATCACAGAGGAGGTTACTGCATCACTTGAAGATTTAATTAAGACTAGGATCAGTGAG gGGCTGTTTGATGATGTTCAAAAATCTCGCAGTTTATCATCAAAAGCACCAAGAGAGACCAAAGAGCTG GATGATAATAAGAGCAAGAAGGGTCTTGCTGAAGTTTATGAG GAAGAATTTGTCCAGAAGACAGATCCTGCCGCTGCCCCATTATCCTTCTCAGATGAACTAAAGAAAGAG gCCAGTATGCTATTCAAGAAACTTTGCTTGAAGTTGGATGCCCTTTCTCATTTTCACTTTACTCCAAAGCCT GTTGTTGAGGACATGTCTATTCAGACAAATGTCCCTGCTCTTGCAATGGAAGAG ATTGCTCCTATGGCCGTCTCAGATGCAGCTATGCTGGCTCCTGAAGAAGTTTTTGCTGGTAAAGGTGACATTAAAGAAGAAGCAGAACTTACAAGGTCAGAGAGGAAGAGGAGGAGGGCTAACAAGAAAAGGAAGTTTAAAG CTGAAGCAGCTAAACGGTTGGCTAAAAAGCCACGAGAGACTACACAAGTCGATAGCAATGAAG GTAAGGAAAACGAGTGA
- the LOC18603929 gene encoding uncharacterized protein LOC18603929 — MEAPEETTSNKTQRLAGTVNWGTATVIGVFAGMLYGGSKEAAASVSKDAEVMLKLGSTPDKREQYRLMRDAMEKRFIRVTRGSIVGGVRLGMFTAAFCGIQNLLAEKRCVHDVFNVVGAGSATAASFGLIMPGSLQWRARNVVLGSVLGAALCFPLGWIQLKLVEKANEGNMVAKDSVQRGEAKSGLGAAIDRLEENLNK, encoded by the exons ATGGAAGCTCCTGAAGAAACCACCTCAAAT AAAACACAAAGATTAGCTGGAACTGTAAACTGGGGCACTGCGACAGTCATTGGAGTGTTTGCAGGCATGTTATATGGAGGTAGCAAGGAAGCTGCTGCTTCAGTT AGCAAAGATGCAGAAGTAATGTTGAAGCTTGGCAGCACTCCAGATAAACGGGAACAATATCGGTTGATGCGAGATGCAATGGAAAAAAGGTTTATCCGGGTCACACGTGGCTCAATAGTTGGTGGAGTTCGTCTTGGAATGTTCACTGCTGCATTCTGTGGTATACAAAATTTGTTAGCTGAGAAACGGTGTGTCCATGATGTCTTCAATGTTGTTGGAGCTGGTTCAGCCACTGCTGCATCCTTTGGTCTAATTA TGCCTGGGTCTCTTCAATGGCGTGCAAGGAATGTGGTGCTGGGTTCAGTTCTGGGAGCAGCTTTATGTTTCCCTCTTG GTTGGATCCAATTGAAGCTTGTAGAGAAAGCAAATGAAGGGAATATGGTTGCTAAAGATTCAGTACAAAGGGGAGAAGCAAAGAGTGGCCTTGGGGCTGCCATTGACAGgcttgaagaaaacttgaaTAAATAG